The stretch of DNA GCCGGTGGGCGAGGCGGCTTCAGCGGGGACGATCGGCTGCAACCAGGATCCTGCTGGCCCGACTATATTATCAAGTGACGAATCAAGAGGAGCGGGGTTGCGGCCCCGCTCCTCTCTCGGGACAACGCCCAGCTTTTTAAGACTCGGATGGGTCATACCCAGCCGCTCCCGACGAAACGAAAACACAGATGTGTCCCTTATAGACCCACGTCCATTTTCGTGTCAGCACAAAAAGACAGCTGTATTTAAAAACGGACAGGCACGCCCTCAGGTGAATCCGGGGATTATTCGTTGCGCAGAGTGACGACCGGGTCGATCCGCGAGGCGCGGCGCGCAGGGAGGTAGCTCGCCAGCATCGCCACCGCTACCAGGATCAGCGTGGTTCCGGCGAGCGCCGGCAGATCACCGCTCCCGACACCGTACAGCAGGCTGGACAACACCCGGGCAGCCATGTAAGCTCCCGTCAGCCCCAGCATGCCGCCGGCCAGGACAATCAGACCGGCCTGCCCCAGGACCAGCTTCAGTACATCCTTGGATTGGGCTCCCATTGCCATGCGAATGCCGATTTCCTGCGTTCTCTGGGATACCGAGTAGGACATCACCCCGTGCAGGCCGATGGCGGCGAGCAGGAGCGCCAGGAAGCCGAAAACGGCAAGGAGCGTGGCACCCATGCGCGCGGGCCAAAGCACGGCCTGCATGACCTGTCCGATGGTGTTCACGTTGACCAGGGGCATGGACCGGTCGAGCGCCTGCATCTGGCCGCGCACCACGCCGATCACCTTGGACGGGTCGCCCTCCGTGCGGACGTGCAGCGTCGCTGCGGGCGTGTAATGCTGGAGCAGCGGGAAATACATGAACGACATCGGTTCTTCCCCGAGTGTGAAGTACTTGGCATCACGCGCGATTCCCACGACCTCGATCACCCAGGTTTCGCCGAAGCATCGGAAACGTTTACCCAGGGCGTCCTCGTTCGGCCACAATCGCCTGGCCATGGTTTCGTTGACGACGGCCACCATGGGCGTGTTCGCACGATCGCGCTCGTTGAAGGCACGGCCGCGCATGATCGGCATGTGGATTGCGTCGAAGTAGCTCGGCCCGACGCGCAGCAAGGCCGTCAGGCGCCCGTTGCGCCGGTCGTTCACATTCTGCCCCTCTGCAAACACGGTGCGCATGACGTCTCCGCCGAACAGAGGCGCGGAGGCGACGGCTGCGGCCTTCACCTGCGGTACCGCGGTCACGCGTTCGATCAGCTGCTGAAAGTATTCCCGGCCGCGGGCCTCGTCATATTTTTGCCCGGCGAGGTCAAACGAGATCATGAACAGATTCCTGCTCTCGAAGCCGGGATGGATTTGCTGGGCGTTCTGCAGGCTGCGCAGGAAGAGGCCCGCTCCTGCCAGTGCGATCAATGAAAGGGCAACCTGTACCACCACCAGCGCCTTGCGCAGGTTGAACCAGCCGCCTTTCTTCCTGGGCTGACCGGTTCGGTCTTTCAATGCCCAGCTCAGATCGACCCGGGTGGCGTGCAGGGCGGGCATGAGGCCGAACAGCAGGCCGGTCAGAAGGGTCACGGCGACCGTGAAGATCAGCACCCGGCTGTCGAGCCCGATCTGCAGGGCATTGTTGTCCAACAACGGCGGCCGCATCATCCACAGCAGGTCGCGGCCCCAGACTGCCAGCAGCAGGCCCAGCAGCCCGGCCAGGGAAGCCATAACGAAGCTTTCGGTCAGCAGCTGCCGCACCAGACGTGTCCTCCCGGCGCCCAGGGAAAGCCGGACGGCGATCTCACGCTGCCGCACCGAGGATCTGGCCAGGAGCAGATTGGCCACGTTGGCACATGCAATCAGCAGAACCAGGCCCACGGCTCCCATCATCATGCCGCTCGCGAGCAGCGCCTGCCCCCGCAGGTTAGGATCGATCAGCGCTTGCGGCAGCGGCATCAGTGCGACACTGCGTGCCTCGTTCTCCTTGGGATACGCCTGCTCGAGCTGCCGGGCGATGGTTTCCATCGCCGCCCGCGCCTGTGCCAGCGGGACTCCCGGCTTCAGCCGCCCGAAAACGTTGAACAGCAGGCCGCGGCGCTGATGGAACTGCTGCAGGGCAAAATCCGCCAGAACCAGCTCGTGCATCGCCATCGGCACGTACAAGTCCGGGCCCCCGATGGCGAAGGTGCCGCGGAAGCCCTCCGGTGCCACGCCGATCACGGTGAAGTTCTGCCGGTTGAGGACAATCACCTTGCCGATGAGGGCGCGGTCGCCGCCGAAGCGGCGCTGCCACAAAGGGTAGCCCAGAACGACCACGGGGAACTTGCCCTCGACGGCGTCCTCATCCGGCAGGAACGTCCTCCCCACAGCGGCCTTGACACCCAGCACATCGAAGTAGTTGCCGGTCACGACCGCGCCTACGACACGCTCCGGCTCACCGCCGCCACTTAGACTCATGGCAGGGAAAATCTGAGCGACCAATCCCGAAAAGATCCGGTTTTGATCCCGGTAGTCCTCATAGTTCGGGTAGGAGAGCTGCATGAAATTGGTGAACTGCCCCGCATTCCGGGCATCGGTGGTAAAAACCGACACCAGTCTATCGGGCTCCTGCACCGGCAGAGTGTAGAGAAAGATGGCGTTGAAGACGGAGAAAATGGTCGTGTTGGCACTGATGCCGAGCGCGAGCGACAGGACCGCCACGATGGTAAACAACGGATTCCTGACCAGCAGTCGGACGCCGTAACGAAGATCCTGCAGCAGGT from Terriglobia bacterium encodes:
- a CDS encoding ABC transporter permease, whose protein sequence is MQNLLQDLRYGVRLLVRNPLFTIVAVLSLALGISANTTIFSVFNAIFLYTLPVQEPDRLVSVFTTDARNAGQFTNFMQLSYPNYEDYRDQNRIFSGLVAQIFPAMSLSGGGEPERVVGAVVTGNYFDVLGVKAAVGRTFLPDEDAVEGKFPVVVLGYPLWQRRFGGDRALIGKVIVLNRQNFTVIGVAPEGFRGTFAIGGPDLYVPMAMHELVLADFALQQFHQRRGLLFNVFGRLKPGVPLAQARAAMETIARQLEQAYPKENEARSVALMPLPQALIDPNLRGQALLASGMMMGAVGLVLLIACANVANLLLARSSVRQREIAVRLSLGAGRTRLVRQLLTESFVMASLAGLLGLLLAVWGRDLLWMMRPPLLDNNALQIGLDSRVLIFTVAVTLLTGLLFGLMPALHATRVDLSWALKDRTGQPRKKGGWFNLRKALVVVQVALSLIALAGAGLFLRSLQNAQQIHPGFESRNLFMISFDLAGQKYDEARGREYFQQLIERVTAVPQVKAAAVASAPLFGGDVMRTVFAEGQNVNDRRNGRLTALLRVGPSYFDAIHMPIMRGRAFNERDRANTPMVAVVNETMARRLWPNEDALGKRFRCFGETWVIEVVGIARDAKYFTLGEEPMSFMYFPLLQHYTPAATLHVRTEGDPSKVIGVVRGQMQALDRSMPLVNVNTIGQVMQAVLWPARMGATLLAVFGFLALLLAAIGLHGVMSYSVSQRTQEIGIRMAMGAQSKDVLKLVLGQAGLIVLAGGMLGLTGAYMAARVLSSLLYGVGSGDLPALAGTTLILVAVAMLASYLPARRASRIDPVVTLRNE